A single window of Danaus plexippus chromosome 31, MEX_DaPlex, whole genome shotgun sequence DNA harbors:
- the LOC116778433 gene encoding probable galactose-1-phosphate uridylyltransferase: MLSKPPRSWAQKTLQVRTPSCPLSVVFLVSGASHVNMEFNVTEHQHVRYNPLKDQWVLVSPHRCKRPWSGQTEPEPEELSDENNPLKAGAVRANGQKNPNYTSTYVFPNDFPALLERVPEPPPSEHPLFQMSQAKGTCRVMCFHPDSKMTISLMTVDEILSVIEEWVRQTQELGRRYTWVQVFENKGSVMGCSNPHPHCQIWASSYLPDEGKIKDRCQKEYFIKNARPMLMEYLEQELMRKERIVLENQSWVTLVPYWAVWPYETLLLPKQHVQRITDLDEVQKQDLAIMMKELNTKYDNLFQCNFPYSMGWHGAPTGPSAKPGDSPHWVFHGIYLPPLLRSASVKKFMVGYELLAQPQRDLTPEQAAEKLRECSLVHYKYV; this comes from the exons ATGTTGTCCAAGCCTCCTCGATCCTGGGCACAGAAAACAT TACAAGTTCGTACTCCGTCGTGTCCGCTGTCAGTCGTGTTCCTAGTGTCGGGAGCGTCGCACGTCAATATGGAATTCAATGTCACAG AACATCAGCACGTCCGCTACAATCCCTTAAAAGACCAGTGGGTTTTGGTCTCACCTCATCGCTGCAAACGTCCCTGGAGCGGGCAGACGGAACCAGAACCGGAAGAACTCTCCGATGAGAACAACCCATTGAAAGCTGGTGCAGTCAGAGCTAATGGACAG AAAAATCCGAATTACACTTCCACGTACGTGTTCCCAAACGACTTCCCGGCTCTCCTGGAACGTGTCCCGGAACCGCCGCCGTCAGAACACCCTCTGTTCCAGATGTCCCAGGCGAAGGGAACTTGCAg GGTGATGTGCTTTCATCCGGATTCCAAAATGACGATATCGCTGATGACCGTGGATGAAATACTGAGCGTCATCGAAGA ATGGGTACGACAAACCCAGGAGTTGGGTCGACGTTACACCTGGGTGCAGGTCTTTGAGAACAAGGGCTCCGTCATGGGCTGCTCCAACCCTCACCCCCACTGTCAGATATGGGCCTCCAGCTATTTACCCGACGAGGGTAAAATTAAGGACAG GTGTCAGAAAGAGTACTTCATCAAAAATGCTAGGCCGATGTTGATGGAGTACTTGGAGCAAGAGCTGATGAGGAAG GAACGTATAGTCCTCGAGAACCAGTCTTGGGTGACCCTCGTCCCTTACTGGGCTGTATGGCCGTACGAGACCTTACTTCTGCCGAAGCAGCACGTTCAGAGGATCACAGACCTGGACGAGGTTCAGAAGCAGGACCTGGCTATCATGATGAAAGAGCTGAACACCAAATATGACAACTTATTCCAATGCAACTTCCCCTACAGTATGGGCTGGCATG GGGCTCCCACGGGTCCATCCGCTAAACCCGGGGACTCCCCGCACTGGGTGTTCCACGGCATCTATCTACCGCCACTCCTGAGATCGGCTAGTGTCAAAAAATTCATGGTGGGCTACGAACTGCTAGCACAACCACAAAGAGATTTAACACCCGAGCAAGCAGCGGAAAAACTAAGAGAATGCAGTCTAGTACACTACAAATATGTGTAG